A genome region from Leifsonia sp. Root112D2 includes the following:
- a CDS encoding prepilin-type N-terminal cleavage/methylation domain-containing protein: MKNASDAIAHPDKLEQGFGLIEIIVSMFLLALLAVAFLPVLIQSMKVTATNVTIAAATQLVSQDIEDARTKGSVCANLEAYVAETIPPVIDGRGVSIQVHRQPVVCPSAAAGYPTSVRLSVYATRTGDATQLAGATTLVSVSARS; encoded by the coding sequence GTGAAGAACGCCAGCGACGCAATCGCACATCCCGACAAACTTGAGCAAGGCTTCGGCCTCATCGAGATCATTGTCTCGATGTTTCTTCTCGCGCTGCTCGCCGTGGCCTTCCTTCCCGTGCTCATCCAGTCGATGAAGGTCACGGCAACGAACGTCACGATCGCCGCGGCGACACAGCTTGTGAGTCAGGATATTGAGGATGCACGCACCAAAGGCAGTGTGTGCGCGAATCTCGAGGCTTATGTCGCCGAGACGATTCCCCCGGTGATCGACGGGCGTGGTGTCTCCATCCAGGTGCACCGGCAGCCCGTCGTCTGCCCCTCAGCGGCCGCTGGCTATCCGACATCGGTTCGGTTATCCGTCTACGCAACGAGAACCGGCGACGCAACCCAGCTCGCCGGTGCGACGACACTTGTTTCCGTGAGCGCCCGATCATGA
- a CDS encoding type IV pilin protein encodes MNALSRKRSALNENEKGFTLIELLVVVIIIGILAAIAIPVYLGIQNNAKDSATKSDLTNWKTGVIAAQTTANGTLPADKAAAGISDTTGSTATVYTTDGSTTFCIQATSGSSKTFKITDSAAAVEGTCS; translated from the coding sequence ATGAATGCGCTCTCGCGCAAACGTTCCGCCCTCAACGAGAACGAGAAGGGCTTCACCCTGATCGAGCTTCTCGTCGTCGTGATCATCATCGGCATCCTCGCCGCGATCGCGATCCCCGTCTACCTCGGCATCCAGAACAACGCCAAAGACAGCGCGACGAAGTCCGATCTGACGAACTGGAAGACGGGTGTTATCGCTGCGCAGACTACGGCCAACGGCACGCTGCCTGCGGACAAGGCTGCCGCTGGTATCTCCGATACCACCGGCTCGACCGCAACGGTCTACACAACGGACGGCAGCACCACATTCTGCATCCAGGCAACGAGTGGCTCTTCAAAGACTTTCAAGATCACTGATTCGGCTGCCGCTGTAGAAGGCACTTGCTCTTAA
- a CDS encoding type II secretion system F family protein — translation MSTSTQTFAYTGRNSAGKLVKGHVDATTEGAVATRLRTMGLSPVSIEESAGGTGLNREISIPGFTKGVGLKDLAVMSRQMATMIGAGLSLLRTLNILAEQTENKTLAKQLATISKDVESGTSLSDAMRRHDETFPPLMINMVRAGETGGFLDNALTSIAENFEKEAKLRGTIKSAMTYPVVVLIISGIAVIAMLIFIVPVFDNMFKSLGGQLPLPTELLVQLSHAMVWLGPVIVVAVIVFWIWWRKNKHTEAVRRRLDPIKLKLPVFGALLKKIAVARFSRNFANMISAGVPILQALHIVGETSGNWVIERALQRVSESVRQGKSIAGPLGDEPAFPDMVTQMIAVGEDSGSMETMLEKIAEFYDAEVEATTEALTSLIEPLLIVFLGVIIGGMIVALYLPIFNIATLIK, via the coding sequence ATGTCCACCAGCACACAGACATTCGCTTACACCGGCAGAAACTCCGCCGGGAAGCTGGTGAAGGGCCACGTGGATGCCACAACCGAGGGCGCCGTCGCCACCCGACTGCGCACCATGGGGCTCTCGCCCGTCTCGATCGAAGAATCCGCTGGCGGCACGGGGCTGAACCGGGAGATCTCTATCCCCGGCTTCACCAAGGGCGTCGGTCTGAAGGACCTCGCCGTGATGAGTCGCCAGATGGCGACGATGATCGGGGCAGGGCTCTCGCTGCTGCGCACGCTCAACATCCTGGCGGAGCAGACCGAGAACAAGACGCTCGCCAAACAGCTGGCCACCATCAGCAAGGACGTGGAGTCGGGCACCTCGTTGTCGGATGCGATGCGCCGGCACGATGAGACATTCCCCCCGCTCATGATCAATATGGTGCGGGCGGGAGAGACCGGTGGCTTTCTCGACAACGCGCTGACATCGATCGCCGAGAACTTCGAGAAGGAAGCGAAGCTGCGCGGCACTATCAAGTCGGCCATGACCTATCCCGTGGTAGTACTCATCATCTCCGGCATTGCCGTGATAGCGATGCTGATCTTCATCGTTCCAGTCTTCGACAACATGTTCAAAAGCCTGGGCGGCCAGTTGCCGCTGCCCACCGAGCTGCTTGTGCAGCTCTCCCATGCAATGGTGTGGCTGGGACCCGTGATTGTCGTGGCGGTGATCGTCTTCTGGATCTGGTGGCGCAAGAACAAGCACACCGAGGCCGTGCGGCGGCGCCTGGACCCGATCAAGCTCAAATTGCCGGTCTTCGGTGCGCTGCTGAAGAAGATCGCCGTGGCGCGCTTCAGCCGCAACTTCGCCAATATGATCAGCGCCGGCGTGCCCATTTTGCAGGCGCTGCATATCGTGGGGGAGACCTCTGGCAACTGGGTGATCGAGCGCGCGTTGCAGCGCGTCTCTGAGTCGGTGCGTCAGGGCAAATCGATTGCCGGGCCGCTGGGCGATGAGCCGGCGTTTCCCGACATGGTCACCCAGATGATCGCCGTGGGCGAGGACTCTGGGTCGATGGAGACCATGCTCGAGAAGATCGCCGAGTTCTACGACGCGGAGGTGGAGGCGACCACTGAGGCGCTGACCTCGCTCATCGAGCCTCTGCTCATCGTCTTCCTTGGCGTGATTATCGGGGGCATGATCGTGGCTCTGTATTTGCCGATCTTCAACATCGCCACGCTGATCAAGTAG